Proteins encoded by one window of Haloarcula pelagica:
- a CDS encoding formylglycine-generating enzyme family protein, which translates to MTSHSETARTSPPGDPPEPEMEWIPGGTFRMGSEEFYPEEAPVRTVTVDGFWMDRAPTTNREFAAFVADTGYTTVAERDPDPEDYPGVAPEDLVPGSAVFRQPDGPVDHRDPNEWWEYVPGADWRHPRGPDSDLDGRMDHPVVHVAHEDAAAFADWAGKQLPTETQWERAARGGLEGKRFVWGDEHVPGRLMANTWQGEFPHENTELDGYARTSPVGAFPENGFGLVDAAGNVWEWTRDWYSDDPTAGASDSPACCTPTNPRGVSEDQSVDPRDPSEVPRKVLKGGSHLCAPNYCFRYRPAARYPEPIDTSTSHVGFRCVVAETP; encoded by the coding sequence ATGACTTCGCATTCAGAGACGGCACGCACGAGCCCACCGGGTGACCCGCCGGAACCCGAGATGGAGTGGATACCGGGTGGAACCTTCCGGATGGGCTCCGAGGAGTTCTACCCCGAAGAAGCGCCCGTCCGGACCGTCACGGTCGACGGCTTCTGGATGGACCGCGCGCCCACGACGAACCGGGAGTTCGCCGCGTTCGTCGCCGACACCGGCTACACGACGGTCGCCGAACGCGACCCCGACCCCGAGGACTACCCCGGGGTAGCCCCCGAGGACCTGGTCCCGGGATCGGCGGTGTTCCGACAGCCGGACGGGCCGGTAGACCACCGGGACCCGAACGAGTGGTGGGAGTACGTCCCCGGTGCGGACTGGCGACACCCACGCGGGCCGGACAGTGACCTCGACGGTCGGATGGACCACCCAGTCGTCCACGTCGCCCACGAGGACGCGGCGGCGTTCGCCGACTGGGCCGGCAAGCAGTTGCCGACGGAGACCCAGTGGGAGCGCGCCGCCCGCGGCGGTCTGGAGGGCAAACGGTTCGTCTGGGGTGACGAACACGTCCCCGGCCGGTTGATGGCGAACACGTGGCAGGGCGAGTTTCCCCACGAGAACACGGAACTCGACGGCTACGCCCGAACGTCGCCGGTCGGAGCGTTCCCCGAGAACGGGTTCGGACTCGTCGACGCGGCCGGGAACGTCTGGGAGTGGACTCGCGACTGGTACAGCGACGACCCGACCGCTGGCGCGTCCGACTCGCCCGCCTGCTGTACGCCGACGAACCCACGCGGCGTCTCCGAAGACCAGAGCGTCGACCCGCGAGACCCCTCGGAGGTTCCCCGGAAGGTCCTCAAGGGCGGGTCACACCTCTGTGCGCCGAACTACTGCTTCCGGTACCGGCCGGCGGCGCGGTACCCCGAACCGATCGACACCTCGACGAGCCACGTGGGGTTTCGGTGTGTGGTCGCCGAAACGCCGTGA
- a CDS encoding AI-2E family transporter, which produces MAEDAQGEGSLRLWLRQTPLTWWLLGVALFAVLVWVGVRYVGWIVFGLFTYYVGRPVARWLQRRIASRSVTAGLTLTFVILPVLLFLVVFLSVALGQALELLSSEAVVALVERLPIQTENLPTDPVEIVTLLLDDPELTSVLGQFGVAVGAVTGTLFNTFLALLFAFFLLAEDRRLAGWFERTVLGPDSLTADYLRNVDRGLTSVYFGYTLTIFVVIVLAAVVYSLFNLIVPEGLRIPSPLLLAVVTGVFTLIPLVGRSIVYAFIVAVLSLQAVSVRPALLWIPVVFFVLMVLVFDNVVRTYIRPALSGKAYHIGLVMFAYLLGPVLLGWYGIFAGPLLMVLTVEFVVDVLPRLVGADPEPVRSAEAAPAGNGSMERSDSGGDDGDAPSG; this is translated from the coding sequence ATGGCCGAGGACGCGCAGGGCGAGGGCTCGTTACGCCTGTGGCTCCGGCAGACCCCCCTGACCTGGTGGCTGCTCGGCGTCGCCCTGTTCGCCGTCCTGGTGTGGGTCGGCGTCAGGTACGTCGGTTGGATCGTCTTCGGGCTGTTCACCTACTACGTCGGCCGTCCGGTCGCCCGCTGGCTCCAGCGGCGGATCGCCTCCCGGTCGGTGACCGCCGGACTCACGCTCACGTTCGTCATCCTCCCGGTCCTCCTGTTCCTCGTGGTGTTCCTCTCGGTCGCGCTGGGACAGGCTCTCGAACTCCTCTCGTCGGAGGCGGTGGTGGCACTCGTCGAACGCCTCCCGATCCAGACGGAGAATCTCCCGACGGACCCCGTCGAGATCGTGACCCTGCTACTCGACGACCCCGAACTCACCTCGGTACTGGGCCAGTTCGGGGTCGCCGTCGGGGCGGTCACTGGAACGCTGTTCAACACGTTTCTCGCGCTCCTGTTCGCCTTTTTCCTGCTCGCCGAGGACCGACGGCTCGCGGGGTGGTTCGAGCGCACCGTCCTGGGGCCGGACTCGCTGACCGCCGACTACCTCCGCAACGTCGACCGGGGCCTGACATCCGTCTACTTCGGGTACACGCTCACTATCTTCGTCGTCATCGTACTGGCGGCCGTCGTCTACAGCCTCTTCAACCTGATCGTGCCCGAGGGACTCCGTATCCCGTCGCCGCTGCTCCTGGCCGTCGTCACCGGCGTCTTCACGTTGATCCCACTCGTTGGGCGCTCGATCGTCTACGCGTTCATCGTGGCTGTGCTCTCGCTACAGGCGGTCAGCGTCCGTCCGGCGCTGCTCTGGATCCCGGTCGTCTTCTTCGTCCTGATGGTGCTCGTGTTCGACAACGTCGTCCGGACGTACATCCGCCCGGCCCTCTCGGGGAAGGCGTACCACATCGGGCTCGTCATGTTCGCGTACCTGCTGGGACCGGTGCTGTTGGGGTGGTACGGGATCTTCGCCGGCCCGTTACTGATGGTCCTGACGGTCGAGTTCGTCGTCGACGTTCTCCCGCGCCTCGTCGGGGCCGACCCCGAGCCCGTGCGGTCGGCCGAGGCCGCGCCGGCCGGAAACGGCTCGATGGAGCGCAGTGACTCCGGAGGAGACGACGGGGACGCTCCGTCCGGGTGA
- a CDS encoding ABC1 kinase family protein: MRFLRIVRSFLPFALVLLRDRNRFVLFGSSRTVTAARQRTRARELRETLLALGPTFVKIGQVLSTRPDVVPPVYAEEFAVLQDAVPSGPLGEMEPAAAGDLDRDAFDEFDPDPIAGGSLAQVHEARYRGQRVAVKVRRPGVVDLVETDLRVLRRLIPVIAMVAPARHRFSLRNLTGDFERIILEELDFEREGRVMDEIRANFAGDDSVLIPRRFPEVSSESVLTMSFVESIKITDVPALRAAGFDPEEVARKVANAYFEMGIEHGLFHGDPHPGNLGIDSRGRIVFYDFGMTGRFTREMQDAVVGLYLGVARRDMDGIIDILIDLGTLDPTVDRAAIAHVLGLVVEDLEGRGVTDWREIIAEAMAVLQSFPFRIPPDLMLVIRVGTVGEGVLRQIDPDFDFVAAARAFLVAHGYMWRGIEAVPRELRGDVIASARSAVRLPSALERVLDQVAQGELAIEGLKLETPLVAIGRVLAYALITAAWIVGSSVLTDTNPIFGAIGFTIATVMTVLFLVALRNARRAER, translated from the coding sequence GTGAGATTCCTGCGCATCGTTCGCAGTTTCCTCCCGTTCGCGCTCGTGCTGTTGCGAGACCGGAACCGGTTCGTCCTGTTCGGCAGTTCACGGACCGTCACGGCGGCCAGGCAGCGGACACGGGCCAGGGAGCTCAGGGAGACGCTACTGGCCCTCGGGCCGACGTTCGTCAAGATCGGACAGGTCCTCTCGACCCGCCCGGATGTCGTTCCGCCGGTCTACGCCGAGGAGTTCGCCGTCCTGCAGGACGCCGTCCCGTCCGGGCCGCTCGGCGAGATGGAGCCGGCCGCAGCGGGTGACCTGGACCGGGACGCCTTCGACGAGTTCGACCCCGATCCGATCGCCGGCGGCTCGCTCGCGCAGGTGCACGAGGCGCGGTATCGCGGCCAGCGCGTCGCAGTGAAGGTCCGGCGGCCGGGTGTCGTGGACCTCGTCGAGACCGACCTGCGCGTCCTCCGTCGCCTCATCCCGGTGATCGCGATGGTCGCTCCCGCGCGACACCGGTTCTCGCTGCGGAACCTGACGGGGGACTTCGAGCGCATCATCCTCGAAGAACTCGACTTCGAGCGCGAGGGGCGAGTGATGGACGAGATCCGGGCGAACTTCGCGGGCGACGACTCCGTCCTGATACCGCGGCGGTTTCCCGAAGTCTCCTCGGAGAGCGTCCTCACGATGTCGTTCGTCGAGAGCATCAAGATCACCGACGTGCCGGCGCTCAGGGCCGCGGGGTTCGACCCGGAGGAAGTCGCCCGAAAGGTGGCGAACGCCTACTTCGAAATGGGGATCGAACACGGGCTCTTCCACGGCGACCCCCACCCGGGGAACCTGGGTATCGACAGCCGGGGCCGGATCGTCTTCTACGACTTCGGGATGACCGGCCGGTTCACTCGGGAGATGCAAGACGCGGTCGTCGGCCTCTATCTCGGCGTCGCCCGGCGGGACATGGACGGGATCATCGACATCCTGATCGACCTCGGAACGCTCGACCCGACTGTCGACCGGGCGGCGATCGCTCACGTCCTCGGCCTCGTCGTGGAAGACCTGGAAGGGCGCGGCGTCACCGACTGGCGCGAGATCATCGCGGAGGCGATGGCCGTGCTCCAGTCGTTCCCGTTTCGCATCCCGCCCGATCTCATGCTCGTCATCCGTGTCGGGACCGTCGGGGAAGGCGTCCTGCGCCAGATCGACCCGGACTTCGACTTCGTCGCCGCTGCGCGGGCGTTCCTCGTCGCCCACGGGTACATGTGGCGCGGGATCGAAGCCGTTCCCCGGGAGCTTCGGGGGGACGTGATCGCGTCGGCACGCTCGGCCGTCAGGCTCCCGTCGGCGCTCGAACGGGTGCTCGATCAGGTCGCCCAGGGCGAACTCGCCATCGAGGGACTGAAACTCGAAACGCCGCTGGTCGCCATCGGGCGAGTGCTCGCCTACGCCCTGATCACCGCGGCCTGGATCGTGGGATCGTCGGTCCTCACCGACACGAACCCGATCTTCGGGGCCATCGGGTTCACCATCGCGACCGTCATGACGGTGCTGTTCCTCGTCGCCCTCAGGAACGCACGCCGGGCCGAGCGGTAG
- a CDS encoding cupin domain-containing protein, whose translation MKRCSHPDCSWQPIAASTAGARTALLRHLVTEHGAEDDAVTVDWFERSPGETSDRRSHDHEQVFIVLEGDLRLHTEDESIELTTGDSLSIEAGQRYHSENHGERPCVGIRTAAPGFERAN comes from the coding sequence ATGAAACGCTGTTCCCATCCCGACTGTTCGTGGCAGCCGATCGCCGCGTCGACGGCCGGCGCCCGGACCGCACTGTTGCGACATTTGGTCACCGAACACGGGGCGGAAGACGACGCGGTAACCGTCGACTGGTTCGAACGCTCCCCTGGGGAGACATCAGACCGGCGGTCCCACGACCACGAACAGGTCTTCATCGTCCTCGAAGGGGACCTCCGCCTCCACACCGAGGACGAATCGATCGAGCTGACGACCGGCGATTCGCTATCGATCGAGGCCGGCCAACGGTATCACAGCGAAAACCACGGTGAGCGCCCCTGTGTCGGGATCAGGACCGCCGCGCCCGGGTTCGAGCGCGCGAACTGA
- a CDS encoding TIGR00341 family protein gives MRLVHVLVPRGKRNAVLQELDDEGIDYAVSREVGRDEYEAQVSFPLPSNAVEPVLNRLRAVGLEEDGFTVIVAAETVVSKRFDELRSNYADPTLSRPELIARAEDMAPALSTFVVMTIVSAVVATTGLLSNSAAVIIGAMIIAPVMGPAIAASVGSVLSNRTLFRRGVGLQVLGVGLAVVSALAFSLLLKETLLVPPGFDPFAVPQVQERLTPNVLSLVIAIGAGVAAVFSLTRGVSSVLVGAMIAVALVPPAATVGIGIAWNDPLAIVEAGTLLLVNLLAVNLVALGLLWVTGYRPVDTERTGSARRQTALTLSVIVVALLVLSSVLVAISALSLVDARFETSLHEEIDEVLNKAEYQGVRHVETHIDVSPLRHVLFGEQIEVTVLVDTGGGPPPEGLADDIRTTIAAEQGFDAIVIVEPVDASFPADEPRTQLLSPRTVPVESDRRRLSPAVEPRPRPAVARTG, from the coding sequence ATGCGACTCGTTCACGTGCTCGTCCCCCGAGGGAAGCGAAACGCTGTCCTCCAGGAGTTAGACGACGAGGGGATCGACTACGCGGTCTCTCGGGAGGTCGGCAGAGACGAGTACGAAGCCCAGGTGTCGTTTCCACTGCCGTCGAACGCGGTCGAACCGGTACTGAATCGCTTGCGGGCCGTCGGACTCGAAGAGGACGGCTTCACGGTGATCGTCGCAGCGGAGACGGTCGTCTCGAAACGGTTCGACGAACTCCGGTCCAACTACGCCGACCCGACACTCTCACGCCCCGAACTCATCGCTCGGGCGGAGGACATGGCGCCCGCGCTGTCGACCTTCGTGGTGATGACGATCGTGAGCGCGGTCGTCGCGACGACGGGTCTCCTCTCGAACTCCGCAGCCGTGATCATCGGCGCGATGATCATCGCACCCGTGATGGGGCCGGCGATCGCTGCGTCCGTCGGGAGCGTGCTGTCGAACCGGACGCTCTTCCGCCGCGGCGTCGGGTTGCAGGTCTTGGGAGTGGGACTCGCCGTCGTCAGCGCACTGGCGTTCTCGCTACTGTTGAAAGAGACGCTGCTTGTGCCACCCGGCTTCGATCCGTTCGCCGTCCCGCAGGTTCAAGAGCGGCTCACGCCGAACGTGCTCTCGCTCGTCATCGCCATCGGTGCCGGTGTCGCAGCCGTGTTCAGCCTCACCAGGGGCGTCTCGTCGGTCCTCGTCGGGGCGATGATCGCAGTCGCGTTGGTCCCGCCGGCTGCGACCGTCGGAATCGGCATCGCGTGGAACGACCCGCTCGCGATAGTCGAAGCCGGAACCTTGCTGCTCGTCAATCTCCTGGCGGTCAACCTCGTCGCGCTCGGGCTCCTGTGGGTGACGGGGTACCGCCCGGTCGACACGGAACGGACCGGGTCGGCCCGGAGACAAACTGCCCTTACCCTGAGTGTCATCGTCGTCGCGCTCTTGGTCCTGAGCAGCGTGCTCGTCGCAATCAGTGCCCTCTCGCTCGTCGACGCTCGGTTCGAAACGTCCCTCCACGAAGAGATCGACGAGGTCCTCAACAAAGCGGAGTACCAGGGCGTTCGCCACGTGGAGACGCATATCGATGTCTCGCCACTCAGACACGTCCTGTTTGGCGAACAGATCGAGGTAACTGTCCTCGTCGACACGGGAGGTGGTCCCCCACCCGAGGGGTTGGCCGACGATATCCGGACGACGATCGCGGCCGAACAGGGCTTCGACGCGATCGTTATCGTCGAACCGGTCGACGCCTCTTTCCCAGCAGACGAACCCCGAACGCAACTGCTCTCCCCCCGAACTGTCCCGGTCGAGTCCGACCGTCGCCGTCTATCGCCGGCGGTCGAACCACGGCCCCGCCCGGCCGTTGCCCGGACTGGGTGA
- a CDS encoding YihY/virulence factor BrkB family protein, translated as MTRVSSQVSTAVSVGRLCLRVFRERDMMYHAAAISYYTLVSLVPLLTLLLFVTTVLHEEAVATMITAFVGTYLLPANEEILLEQLVGLARAGHHTVIGLAVAVWGAFRTVTGIKRSFAGLYEPASRGVVKRVRETVLTFFTVGFALFAAAGTAAVIGFLDHPGSVFGPLVLGFTLVIVFFPIYYFLPDADLSASEVLPGAVLAATGWSVLSTLFGSYIGFTGGSGAGVVGSVLLLLTWFYIAGILLLFGCVLNAVLVGHV; from the coding sequence ATGACGCGAGTTTCCTCTCAGGTTTCGACCGCGGTCTCGGTCGGCCGACTGTGCCTCCGAGTGTTCAGGGAACGCGACATGATGTACCACGCCGCTGCGATCTCTTACTACACGCTCGTCTCGCTGGTCCCGTTGCTCACCCTCCTGTTGTTCGTCACGACTGTCCTCCACGAGGAGGCCGTGGCCACGATGATCACTGCGTTCGTGGGGACGTACTTGCTCCCAGCGAACGAGGAGATCCTCCTCGAACAACTGGTAGGGCTCGCTCGGGCGGGCCATCACACGGTAATTGGTCTCGCCGTCGCGGTCTGGGGGGCGTTCAGAACAGTTACGGGTATCAAGCGCTCCTTCGCGGGACTCTACGAACCGGCGTCACGGGGTGTAGTCAAGCGCGTCCGCGAGACCGTTCTCACCTTCTTCACGGTCGGTTTCGCCCTCTTCGCAGCCGCCGGGACGGCGGCCGTCATCGGGTTTCTCGACCATCCGGGAAGCGTGTTCGGCCCGCTCGTCCTCGGTTTCACGCTCGTGATCGTCTTCTTTCCGATCTACTACTTTCTCCCCGACGCGGACCTCTCGGCGAGTGAGGTACTCCCAGGTGCAGTCCTCGCCGCGACCGGCTGGAGCGTGCTCAGCACACTGTTTGGCTCGTACATTGGCTTCACGGGTGGAAGCGGGGCGGGCGTTGTCGGATCCGTTCTCCTGCTCTTGACCTGGTTCTACATCGCAGGGATCCTCCTCCTCTTCGGTTGTGTCCTGAACGCGGTGTTGGTCGGGCACGTGTAG
- a CDS encoding DUF4397 domain-containing protein — MQTSKPNSSKLTAVLLSVVLVGSTLALGGVAAIQEEPMPDESDQDPQQTTYLRVAHASPDAPPVDVLVENETVLAEVPFGVVSDYLTLEAGTYNVSIVAAEDPDTVVFEGEVTLDPRTVTTLAASGEISEDAETAFEPVAFGDTAFTPAENESAVSIVHLAPDAPAVDVTTADGEVVLADNVSFQNASDYVTVPAGNYTAEIRPATEGNNGTVVTTVDLSLDNGTAHSALAVGYLEPDEAPADTPFEVILTEDATTTVQLPSEEMPPEEPTEEPTEEPTEEPTEEPTEEPTEEPTEQPTEEPTEEPTEEPTEQPTEEPTEQPTEEPTENV; from the coding sequence GTGCAGACATCGAAACCAAACAGCAGCAAGCTGACAGCGGTACTGCTCTCGGTCGTACTCGTCGGGAGTACACTGGCGCTTGGCGGAGTCGCAGCGATCCAAGAAGAGCCGATGCCGGACGAAAGCGACCAAGACCCACAGCAAACAACGTATCTCAGAGTGGCCCACGCCTCGCCGGACGCACCACCGGTCGACGTACTCGTCGAGAACGAGACCGTCCTCGCTGAAGTTCCGTTCGGTGTCGTCAGCGACTACCTGACGCTCGAAGCGGGGACGTACAACGTGAGCATCGTGGCGGCCGAGGACCCGGACACCGTCGTGTTCGAGGGCGAAGTCACTCTCGACCCCCGGACCGTCACCACGCTGGCCGCGAGCGGCGAGATCAGCGAGGACGCTGAGACGGCCTTCGAGCCGGTCGCCTTCGGTGACACCGCGTTCACGCCAGCCGAGAACGAGAGCGCCGTTAGTATCGTCCACCTCGCGCCGGACGCGCCCGCGGTCGACGTGACGACCGCCGACGGTGAGGTCGTCCTCGCCGACAACGTGAGCTTCCAGAACGCGTCCGACTACGTGACCGTGCCGGCGGGTAATTACACCGCCGAGATTCGACCGGCGACGGAAGGTAACAACGGGACGGTCGTCACCACTGTCGACCTCTCCCTGGACAACGGGACGGCACACTCCGCACTGGCCGTCGGCTATCTGGAGCCCGACGAAGCGCCAGCCGACACCCCCTTCGAGGTCATCCTGACGGAGGACGCAACCACTACGGTCCAACTACCGTCCGAGGAGATGCCGCCCGAGGAACCGACTGAAGAACCAACGGAAGAACCGACCGAGGAGCCAACGGAAGAACCGACCGAGGAGCCGACTGAGGAACCGACCGAACAGCCAACCGAAGAACCAACCGAGGAGCCGACTGAGGAACCGACCGAACAGCCAACCGAAGAACCGACCGAACAGCCAACCGAAGAACCGACCGAGAACGTATAG
- a CDS encoding bile acid:sodium symporter family protein produces MPVAPADAVDALGFVLGRLQGLLATVSIVAVMAAMGTQLTRGDVRRTIREYNLVSRWVLANLLAVPLFAVLLGAVFALPNSIRVGLLLVAVAPGAPFIPQLVAITGVNSHEAVRLTAALTIVATVTVPVLVAGTLALLDLSTRFAPWRFLVPLLVVLVLPLVAGGVVGDRRPALADAAARRLTRLANVALLGALVAVVALDFGGALRVVTALFGTGALFVMTLFVLLTILVGWFTGGPTAENRRILALGTAGRNVNIALFIATGAFPATEADASIVAFAVVMLVVSLLVTWYWRRHPLSGETESGGEVTG; encoded by the coding sequence GTGCCGGTAGCCCCCGCCGACGCGGTCGACGCGCTGGGCTTCGTCCTCGGCCGCCTCCAGGGGCTTCTCGCCACCGTCTCCATCGTCGCCGTGATGGCCGCGATGGGGACCCAACTGACGCGGGGTGATGTCCGCAGGACGATCCGCGAGTACAACCTCGTCTCGCGGTGGGTTCTCGCGAACCTGCTCGCTGTCCCGCTGTTCGCAGTCCTGCTCGGGGCCGTGTTCGCCCTCCCGAACTCGATCCGCGTCGGACTGTTGCTCGTCGCAGTCGCACCCGGCGCTCCCTTCATCCCGCAGTTGGTCGCCATAACGGGCGTGAACTCACACGAGGCCGTCCGGCTGACCGCCGCCTTGACCATCGTCGCAACGGTGACCGTGCCGGTGCTCGTCGCTGGCACGCTCGCGCTCCTCGACCTCTCTACCCGGTTCGCGCCCTGGCGGTTTCTCGTCCCGTTGCTCGTCGTGCTCGTGCTCCCGCTGGTCGCCGGCGGCGTCGTCGGGGACAGACGACCGGCGCTCGCGGACGCCGCCGCGAGACGACTCACGCGCCTGGCCAACGTGGCGTTGCTCGGCGCGCTCGTCGCCGTCGTCGCCCTGGACTTCGGTGGCGCACTGCGCGTGGTCACGGCGCTGTTCGGGACCGGTGCCTTGTTCGTGATGACACTGTTCGTGCTCCTGACTATCCTCGTCGGCTGGTTCACGGGCGGTCCGACAGCCGAAAACCGACGAATCCTCGCGCTCGGGACGGCCGGGCGCAACGTCAACATCGCGCTGTTTATCGCGACCGGCGCGTTCCCGGCCACCGAGGCGGACGCAAGCATCGTCGCGTTCGCCGTCGTCATGCTCGTCGTGTCACTGCTCGTCACCTGGTACTGGCGACGGCATCCGCTCTCCGGTGAGACTGAATCGGGCGGCGAGGTGACGGGCTGA
- a CDS encoding bile acid:sodium symporter family protein, translated as MAVILESLATLSVLVFVVTSMLAMGLNLTVGQILDPLRDLALVGKALLANFVLVPLLAYAILLVIPLSDAQSIGLILLATAAGAPFLPKLVEMAKADVAFGVGLMVLLMVVTVAYVPIVLPFLLPGVQVDPVEIASSLVVLMLLPLAVGLFVKARYADTAASWQPIINQVSSTALVFLVVLMLVLNFQTLISVIGTGALLAFAVLIVGSLGVGWLLGGPSEGTRPVVGLGTAQRNVSAALVVGAANFEDPNVVVMLVVGATLMGLLIVVAGELGKRTERAEPAPMGEEATYDD; from the coding sequence GTGGCCGTCATCCTCGAATCACTCGCCACGCTGTCGGTGCTTGTGTTCGTCGTGACCAGCATGCTCGCGATGGGGCTGAACCTCACCGTCGGGCAGATTCTCGACCCGCTGCGGGACCTCGCGCTGGTCGGAAAGGCGCTGCTGGCCAACTTCGTTCTCGTGCCACTACTCGCGTACGCGATCCTCCTCGTGATCCCGCTCAGCGACGCCCAGTCGATCGGGCTGATCCTGCTGGCGACGGCCGCCGGCGCGCCGTTCCTGCCGAAACTCGTCGAGATGGCGAAGGCCGACGTGGCCTTCGGCGTCGGGCTGATGGTGCTGTTGATGGTGGTGACGGTGGCGTACGTGCCGATCGTGCTCCCCTTTCTCCTGCCCGGTGTGCAGGTCGATCCGGTCGAGATCGCGAGTTCGCTCGTCGTCCTGATGCTCCTCCCGCTGGCGGTCGGTCTGTTCGTGAAGGCCCGCTACGCCGATACAGCCGCGAGCTGGCAACCGATCATCAATCAGGTTTCTTCGACCGCGCTCGTCTTCCTGGTGGTGCTCATGCTGGTCCTCAACTTCCAGACCCTGATCAGCGTGATCGGGACGGGTGCGTTGCTCGCGTTCGCCGTGCTCATCGTCGGATCGCTCGGCGTCGGGTGGCTGCTGGGCGGACCGAGCGAGGGCACCAGACCGGTGGTCGGCCTCGGCACCGCCCAGCGCAACGTCTCCGCCGCCCTCGTCGTCGGTGCCGCGAACTTCGAGGACCCGAACGTGGTGGTGATGCTCGTCGTCGGCGCGACGCTGATGGGCCTGCTCATCGTCGTCGCCGGCGAACTCGGCAAGCGCACCGAGCGGGCCGAACCGGCCCCGATGGGGGAGGAGGCGACCTATGACGATTGA
- a CDS encoding AI-2E family transporter, protein MIGDDDSASISFLRVLLLGVGVLSIALVLPFLQFVLAAGLLAYLVEPVHDRLSNRVWSTVAALLTMVATGAVVLVPLFLIVVVALEQAVSVLQHASLPDIAAVEALFRRWIGPEVDLPALAGPLARAAEAGFRGLIGNLAGALGTIPAFLVGSVVFLFSFFYLLRDGDDLVDWLRAAAPLDPAVADELLGRIDDLLWAAVVGNVVVAGVQAILTVFGFLVIGFDNIIFWGVVTFALSLLPVIGASVVWLPAMGYLFAVGRIPAAVGLLVYGSVVISGSDNVVRPLAMQRGARLNPGLLVLGIFGGVAVFGFLGLFVGPVLIGLCKELVELLGEERAH, encoded by the coding sequence ATGATCGGAGACGACGACTCGGCCTCGATATCCTTCCTCAGAGTGCTCCTCCTGGGTGTCGGGGTGTTGTCGATCGCCCTCGTACTCCCGTTCCTGCAGTTCGTGCTGGCGGCGGGGCTGCTCGCGTACCTCGTCGAACCGGTACACGACCGGCTCTCGAACCGTGTCTGGTCGACCGTCGCCGCCCTTCTGACGATGGTCGCGACGGGCGCGGTCGTTCTCGTGCCGCTCTTTCTCATCGTCGTGGTCGCTCTCGAACAGGCCGTATCAGTGCTCCAGCACGCTTCGCTTCCGGACATCGCGGCTGTCGAGGCCCTCTTTCGGCGGTGGATCGGCCCCGAAGTCGACCTTCCGGCGCTGGCCGGGCCGCTCGCCAGAGCCGCCGAGGCGGGGTTCCGGGGCCTCATCGGGAACCTCGCCGGAGCGCTGGGCACCATCCCGGCGTTCCTGGTCGGGTCCGTCGTCTTCCTGTTTTCGTTCTTCTATCTGCTGCGGGACGGTGACGATCTGGTCGATTGGCTCCGGGCGGCGGCCCCGCTCGATCCGGCGGTGGCCGACGAACTGCTCGGACGGATCGACGATCTCCTGTGGGCAGCGGTCGTGGGCAACGTCGTCGTCGCCGGTGTCCAGGCGATACTGACCGTCTTTGGCTTTCTGGTCATCGGATTCGACAACATCATCTTCTGGGGTGTGGTCACGTTCGCCCTGTCGCTGCTTCCGGTGATCGGCGCGTCCGTAGTCTGGCTCCCCGCGATGGGCTATCTCTTCGCCGTGGGTCGTATTCCAGCGGCGGTGGGACTGCTGGTGTACGGGAGCGTCGTCATCAGTGGGTCCGACAACGTGGTCCGTCCGCTGGCGATGCAACGTGGCGCGCGCCTCAACCCGGGGCTGCTCGTCCTCGGCATCTTCGGCGGCGTCGCAGTGTTCGGGTTCCTCGGTCTCTTCGTCGGACCGGTACTGATCGGTCTCTGCAAGGAACTCGTCGAGCTGTTAGGCGAGGAACGGGCGCACTGA